The DNA window TTGGTACTTGTCTTACTCAAtctgaaacttttttttttgtcgttTTCTCATGCATCCGTCGAGGAATTACACCGGCGAAGCGCCGTCGGATTTGCGGTGGCAGAGGGGGAAAATGTTGCCGGTGAAGAGGGAGGTAGACCTTGAAAACTTTTCAGATGAAGAACGCTGCCAACTCGACAAGCGATCTAAGCTTTCCTCTTCTCTGCAAGTAggtttttctctctttctctttgcTGTTCTAATTTTAAAGCGATGTTTCTCTATTTGATCTGTAGAATTTTGTGcattttttttcgttttaagACTTTTGTCTGTGTGCATCTTGTTGTCTACTAACATATGCTCTGAATTTGACTACACATAGAGTTTATGATGTTAGTTTGACTTACTATTGAATTGCATCAAACATTTAGGGACTTACCAAATTAGGAAGTGCTTAGTAATAAATGAAGTAAAAGGAGTATGAATAACCATTTTAGAAATGTTTGTAAGAGAATTATCAATTACCAAATTGGGAATAAGAACTTGGCTTATCAGTATTGATGCCTTGATATTGATTAAGGAGATGCCAGTGAACTTACGTCTATTGTTATCTTCTGAGGCATTTCCTTCAAACTGTTCTGAAAAACCTCTCTACCGTAcgaaggtaggggtaaggtctgcgtgtACACCCTACCGGTAGGACAATACTGAGTATGTAATCGTTAATCTTCTCTGAGCTGAATCAAGGATATTTTGCAGCAGCAACTGGGTGAAGGAGCTTGTGATTTTCCTGTTTCATCATCATTCGTCTCGTTAGATGAACCCAGTCCGTTAGGTTTGCGGCTAAAAAAGAGCCCATCACTGGTGGATATGATCCAAATGAAGCTTGGGGGCACCTCCATGGTGGAAAGTCTTGGGAAGAAGGAGCAGAAAAGAAGCACTGCAATGATAGAAAAGCTCAAGGCCTCGAATTTTCCTGGTTCAGTTCTGAGAATTGGAACCTGGGAGGTATACACAGTTCCCTTTTATAATGATTTGTAAATAATGTTCAGTCTGAATGTTCCACAAGtgaattgaatatttttgtctCTACAGTATAAGTCGAGATATGAAGGAGATTTGGTTGCAAAATGTTACTTTGCCAAGCATAAGCTTGTATGGGAAGTCCTTGATGGTGgtctcaagaataagatagagATCCAGTGGTCTGATATTATAGGGTTGAAGGCAAATTACCCAGATGATGCACCAGGAACCTTGGATATAGTGGTAAGGGGTAAAACAATTTTGTTTTTGCTATTGTCTTTATGGAGTTATTTCCTTAACTGCATTAGCAGAATAGGCTCCAGTGTTGCTTTCCTTATTAACCTTAGTTGATGAGGGTGCTATGTATCCTTGTATTGCAGCTGGCAAGGCAACCTCTTTTCTTTAGGGAGACAGATCCACAACCCAGAAAGCACACACTTTGGCAAGCAACTTCAGATTTTACTGATGGACAGGCTAGCATACACAGGTCTTACTATTATCCCTGTagttcttttcttcctcaagtAATAATTACGCCATTGTTAGTCGTTAGCCAATTTTATCTTGTTTTCTTGACATCTCCGTGGACATCTATTGTCTAGCCTTTTCCCCTTCTTTATTTCCCCACTTCGGCGAGTATTTCAAATCACTTGTTTGATCTACTTAGTTGATGCATGAAGATAATGATAGAAAGCTAAATCCAGAAAGAGGTTTGCCCGGCATGACTCAACTCTATTGACAGAGTAAAGTGCAGATGCTTCGTGGCTATCACAGGGATTTATATGATAAGTAGTGGTCTTATTAGATTTGGAATTTCATCTAGCAAGTAGTAATTGTTGATATGGAGAAGGCCAAGAAACACCATTTTCTTAATTTGAACTTTTTAAAATGGCTTGGGGTGGGGGTCTGGGAAGGATGATAAGACTGTAGAATACATTATTCATGCAGAAACTCTCTCTTTCCTATCTAGTTTATTTTACGTTAGGCGAGGTGAGACAGAAACTTGTGATCGAGGCTTAGTTATTTTTGAAGAGGAGAGAGGCAATACTAGAAAGGTAAGGTAGAGTGGGTTGCTTGTGCACTCAATTTAGTGCCTAATGGTTAATGCTTGTAGGGATGGCAACAGGGTGGGGAAGGTTAAGGTTATGCGGGAAGTATGGGTTTAAACTTATGGGTAGCGGGTGGGTTCAAGCGTGTTTCTTAAAACTTCAAAGCCGTTGCGGGTTAGCACTTTTGACCAATTACAAATTAGATAAATTTCTGCAACTACAATCAATCACTTATTGCAGATGTCTGGACTTACAAAATGTTACCATAAcaattttcaaacactttttATGACTCTGCCAAGTTAACACTTTTTATATGTTAATTGAAAACATGAAGAAGGAAGCAATTTTTAGGAGGCAGTACTCAGTCAGGGAGGTGGGGGCAAAACTGAAGAACAGAAGtgagaaaatataaatgaaatgaatgCATTACTCTTCATCGAATTTATTCATCCAAGTGTTGAATGGAAGAGCTTGACATTTcttatgaatttttttgattatCGTCAGGTTTTATTATCTTAGTTCCAAACCAATCTTTAAGATGTAATAACAGTTCATTTGTTCACATTCTTGAGTAATAAACATAACAAGTaacaaatattttgaactatCCCATGCTTAGAATTAAGTGGCTATGTGGCAGGGCAGGTTTATGTGGGTTGGGGTGGGTAGGGGCAGGGACAGGTTTGAAATAGAAAGTTTTCTATGCGGAGCGGTGTGGCATGGGTTGAAGTCTTTCGGGTGAAGGCTGAACCTGCATGGCAACCTCCCTGCCTTTCCCCGTTGCTATCTCTACTTAATGATTATCCTTGTGGCCTAATGCAGTTTTGAAAGAGCATTTCAGTGTTGCAACCGAATGGAATGTCTCAGTAGATGCAGCTTTGAATCTAAAAGCCCAACTAAATTTCCCAATTTCAGTTTAATCTGTTGTAAAAAGCTAATTTTTGAAGCATGTTGCACCTATAGTAGCTTTTATATTGTATCATAGTGATTGCAAGTATATTAGGTTTTTAAGTTCTGCTGGTTGTAGAGTGTGTTTGGTCTGTTTACAATTTCTAGCATTTCCTTGCTCGTCTTAATGTGGTtcagttttgatgttaaaactcttcaaattttctttGGTTGTAGGCGACATTACTTAGAGTGTCCGCATGGATTGTTGGGAAAGCATATTGAAAAGCTTGTGCAATGTGATCCTCGTCTTAAGTTTCTGAGTCAACAAGCAGAGATGACTCTAGATTCTCCTTATTTTGAATCCCAGATGTCGGGTTTTGAAGACACACATGAAAGGGACCATGAATTTGATCTGAATAATGAGGGGAGTCCGAATTTTATTGACTATACTTCACCTTCTGGAGCTCAGTGTTCCTCCAAAAATAAGCAAGATCCTAGACCTTTGGAATGTATTCACCAAGAAAAGCCATCCCCAAGATCaggtaattatgtattttatctGAGAAGTGCATTTAAGTTTTCTTGAATTGAGTTCTATGGTGAGTATGTCTTTGAAGACGTCGATGATCATCCCTTATCCCCCACCTTTTTGAAAAAGTGACAAATTGATCGTCATTTCCTTTTCAAAGAGTGGAGAGGAAGTTTGCAACCCGTTTCCTTGATTTTATTGTAGTGATGTCTTGGTGGTACAGTTGTGTGTTTCTTGAAAATTATCCACATTGAGGGGGTTGTCTCTGTTCAAAAAGAGGAATATGACCATATTGCAGAATCGGGTTATGGACATGTTATCCTATGTTGAAGTATATTGTTCTCAACCATTCTATGGCCTATTATAAGTGATCAGGATTTGCTTCTATATTGCTATCTGGATGTATATTGTTCTCGTTAGTGTGCTGTTTCTCTtggatttgttttttatttttctgtaacTTCACATTCAACGTGCTGTTATTGATACAGGGGCGAGTGAAGATATGGAAAGTAGGGAAGTGGAGCAGCGGAAAGGGCTCAGTAACCTCAATCAACTCAGAGTGTCTGGAGTACATCCCTCTGTGTCAATGAGTGATTTAGTGAGCCAGCTTGAGCAACGTGTATCAGAGCAGACGACATCTAAAGTCATCAACCTCGCCAATGATGAACGACAAAGCTCGGAAATCCTGGAAGAGATCTCCAAATCTTTGCTTAGTGACACTCAAAATGTGTCATCATCAGATGAGAAATCTCTTATGTCAAGGGTCAATTCTCTGTGCTGCCTTCTCCAAAAGGATCCTGCAACAGCTCATCCGAGTGAGAACTGTGGTGATGTTGTGTCGGATGAAAGAAGAGttaatgaaataaatttcattCCCACCGCACCGCTTGGAAGAGAAGATGTAGAAGATCCTTCTATGCCAGAGGATGAATCAACTGATCTCTCTGGTTGCAAGCCGACTTCAACAATGTCAAGGAAGGACTCTGTCGGTGATCTGTTACTGAATCTTCCTAGGATAGCATCACTGCCCCACTTTTTGTTCTTATGCGATGATTCTGCAGGTAACCAGGCTAGATAGTCTTAGCTCAAGTCTACATCAGGTAATCATTGCAAAGGATGGCTGTAGTTCTCTTGTATATATTGAAAAACTAAGTTAGCAACAGTACTGTGTTCAGCTTAGGACTTGAAACTTTGATGCATCGTTATAGAACTGTTCATGGATAGAATTAGACCCTTTTTGTGCTTTTGTACAAAACTTAGTGCTGTGAAAGTTTTCCAATGCTTTCCTGTTTGTCACTACTGCATTATTTTGCCAAGTATAAAGTTACAGTGAACATGATATTCAGATTTTGCCCAGTGAACTCAGGATAAAACATGAGAATTAGACAACACAGGACAAGATTTTAACGTGCATGACAAAAAAACCGAAATACAGAAACGGTTTTGAGATTCCCTGTAGTTTATTCGGGGATTAGTTGTTCTGGGCATTGTAGTATTAATTTTTATCTCTCATTGTGGATGAATTACCAATTTTGGGATAACTTGTTCTCCGACCAAAATGAGTCCTTGATGTACATTCTAAGTGtcctaacaaaaataaaataaaatccaacAACCCACTAGATTATAGGTTGACCATAGGATGTCGAATCGAGTCAAGATTGTACTGTTACACTAGTGGAATCAGTCAACTTATCAGACCCAGTATGAACTTAATATCATAGTCAATGTCAACCACTTTAGGCATTTCAGTATGATTTTTGTGTATTCCTCGGGTACCTATATCGGAGTTTGACAAATTCGGGTTCTTCCTGTGTGGGGTCCCATTTGAGGGAAAATACTCCCTTCCAAGGATTAAGGTTGGGCATCGGACCGGAACGGACCGGTACCGGACCGAACGGGATGGGTTGACCGATTTGTTGACCTGTACCGGGATGAACCGGATTGGAATTACCGAGATGGAGACTAGGTTccgtcccgtcccactatatactGGGACTAAACCGGACCAGAATGGAACGGGATGGGATAAACAGGACGACacatatagctatttcaaaaaataatactccctccgtcccattttatgtggcaacatttgaccgggcacggagtttaagaaataaatgaagactttgaaatgtttaccaaattgccctttaaaaagtagactttttttctctctcctcataaatgtattggagtattattttaagattaagtgggaccaacaaggataaaagaggaattgtactTTTATAAACTTgccatataaggaaatgtgacattctttttgggactgaccaaaaaggaaatgttgccacataaaatgggacggagggagtaattttttttagttattttgatttttttgaattatgataatatgaatgtttgtttatttttctaagtttaaattaactgttttgaaatttataaatgtaattttacttaagtttattttaaagatattttttaaaatttttacttattaaatttacaagtttatgtttaataaagtttttttgttttaaagtttttaaggttaagttttcaagatttgaaattttgaaatcttttgaagtttataagttatttattattaatatgttataagttatacttataacttgtaatttaaataacttaagtttgtaattttaaaaaattaaataaaaataaggataaaacaatgacacaaattaaaaaaatatcaatccaaTCCGATccaatccattttttttttttgaaaatatgcctatatataaattaattaataaaaaataattaatcggAACAGGAATAAACCGGGATAAATCGGTACCGGTACACCGGTATCAAATCGTGATACCGTTCCGTTTCGAGTACCAGTTCACGGTGTCCCATTCCGTCCCGAAGACTACCGGATCGGAACGGACCGGAATGGTACCATAACGGTACCGGTACAACCCGATCCGGTGCCCAACCTTACCAAGGATTTTTCCATATTCAAAGCTTGAATCGAAAACCTATAGTTAAGGGAGAAGCAGACCCATCCATTGTACCAcagttatatattttattttaaagattttcatGATTAAATCATTCTGAGTTGTAGACTCAATGGACATGAAAGTGCCTATATGAATGTGAATTATAATGGTTGTGGGGGGTGGGGGTTTACTTTTCAAAGCAGTATGTATATATTGACAAAGCAGCAAAGTAGCAATACCTAGTCAGAATATTTTTAAACGTCCAACCATGAAAAATCAAAGGGATTGGAGAACGTTTCTTTATCAATTATCTGACCGAAAGAATATCCATGGAACCATAAACTAAAGGAAACAGACTTGATCATGAAAGGAAAATTATAAGAGCCAACctattgccaaaaaaaaaagacaccGATTGACCTTAAAATGgattgatctttaattttttccctTGAGCAACTGAACTTGTGCCTCGTAGAGCATATGTTCTTTAAAAACCAAACTACTCTATCCGTCAAGTTTTGAATAGATTGCACatttaatgaagaaaaatcGAGGTAACTTAGCAAAAAAGTACTACTacatatttatgatttcttgaGTGAAAATATGAAAACTAAATTAGGACAAAAGGAATAATTAAAGACATTCATGTATTAGAGTGTCAAAGGGAAATTAAATCATAGTGAAATATATATTACAGTGTGTCATTTTTGtagtaatatattttacttgatcAAGCAcgtacaaattaattaaataaaattccaTTAGCATTATTCATGTAACAATTAGCTAGCATAATTAATCTTAACATGCATGTATGCTCTATCTTCAAAATCGAACCAATTAGTTGTAGCAGCACCCGCGACTTGAAAATGTAGCCCCGGTTTTCAAGATGAAAACAATTGGCCAGTGGATGGGGCTGACCGTGGAGGTGGTGGAGGGGACTTTGGACTTCTTCCTAAACTATTTCCTTTGTTGGGAGCCAATTTATTATTAGCCCAATGAGGAGAGACCTCTGAGATTTGTTTGGAATTTGGTGATGGTTTAGGTGGTGGTGGAGATGAAATTGATGGcctttcaattattttctttgtcatGAGGATTTGTATGATTGTATTGTCATCATGACTTGCTAAAATTCTAGCTTCACTTCTTTGTTGGAAACAAATGAATGTTGCCATGAGAATGAATGTACAAGTAATGATTATTTGCATGTTTCTCAATTTTAGTAATAACACACTAGCTACTATTTTGGTGTTAAGTACTAGAGCAGTACAAAGGGGTATTTATAGATGTTGTTTTGAAGGAGTAGGTATATCGCTTAAAAGAGCGGTCTTAGGAGAATCATGAGGTTTCAGATTCAAATCTAAcgaaaataaaaatactgaatgattttttttaaatctcatCTATATTCGAGTTGTGATGGACAGGTAACTCCAATACTTGTATCAGTAAAAGGTAGCCAAGTATTTCATAGAATTAATCGAGATGTGCAAATAAACTCGAacaattatgattattttaaaaaaacaaagagtAGGTGTGTAGTGTGAAATGATTAAACTTCATTCAGACCACTTCTTAAATTAAAACATTGACTTGGCCACGCTCAAAAAAGGAGGTGAGTCAAAGCcttgtatttttctttgctACTTGTTTCGATCCTTGTCtcatttgaatatttataaatctTTCTGCTACTAGTTGTAATATAAATATCCACAATTTTCAACACGGACTCACCTAAATTATAAAGCAAACAGTACCTACTGTGATCACACAAATAATAGAAATGATGTGTTTAAGGCCTACAATAATTGAGGACAACTCATATCTAATTAAAGCTatatattaaagataaaaaaaaattctcatctTTAATCTATTAGTTcactttaattttgtttttaagtGTTGAAACGAAATAAGAATATGACTGAATTTGTTACATATAATATAGATTAAACTATTTTCGTAAAGCTAACTAAAGTTTATTTatatatcaaatatcaaaagtaTCACTTTTTTCTAATAGTGCCCATATGTTGTGCTTTGCTAGACCAAGTAGGGGCCGAATGTGTGGTCTTTAACTTTTGTTCTTCACTGAATTGCCTGTTGAGCACATCCAATTTATTTAGAAGCAGTAATGATAGGGAGAGCTTTACCAAATCACCCTTATGTAATATAAGTCatctaaatattgaaaaataaataatatttaatagcaaggataaaataaaaagaaaataataaattattcattGGTTTTATAAACTGAACAAGTAGTGATTggacatttcaaaataatataatagacaagtaaaaataaacaagcGGAGACTTTGATTCATTCATTACTTTTATCCTATATTAAGTGATTTATAAATAAGCCATAAATATTTGTGTGTTtagtatataaaatttaatattaaattaattttaaatatagaatAGTACTCACTCTTCCAACTTTATGTGATGAGAAGTCAAAGGAATTTCTCTTTGACCAGAATTTGTTCATGTGTCacttaatattttgaattattctgACTTGCATACTTCTATATACTCTCTAAATATGCaaaatttactttaaaaaacTTGAATATTTTATGTTCAAATTCACAATAAAACTTAGATAGTGTAATCTTTGTACTTCTAATCATCTAAGtagtatattaaaatttaacgGAACTGATTGAACAAATTTTttatggacaaattacttaactacactccttta is part of the Solanum stenotomum isolate F172 chromosome 8, ASM1918654v1, whole genome shotgun sequence genome and encodes:
- the LOC125872310 gene encoding uncharacterized protein LOC125872310 isoform X2, which gives rise to MHPSRNYTGEAPSDLRWQRGKMLPVKREVDLENFSDEERCQLDKRSKLSSSLQQLGEGACDFPVSSSFVSLDEPSPLGLRLKKSPSLVDMIQMKLGGTSMVESLGKKEQKRSTAMIEKLKASNFPGSVLRIGTWEYKSRYEGDLVAKCYFAKHKLVWEVLDGGLKNKIEIQWSDIIGLKANYPDDAPGTLDIVLARQPLFFRETDPQPRKHTLWQATSDFTDGQASIHRRHYLECPHGLLGKHIEKLVQCDPRLKFLSQQAEMTLDSPYFESQMSGFEDTHERDHEFDLNNEGSPNFIDYTSPSGAQCSSKNKQDPRPLECIHQEKPSPRSGASEDMESREVEQRKGLSNLNQLRVSGVHPSVSMSDLVSQLEQRVSEQTTSKVINLANDERQSSEILEEISKSLLSDTQNVSSSDEKSLMSRVNSLCCLLQKDPATAHPSENCGDVVSDERRVNEINFIPTAPLGREDVEDPSMPEDESTDLSGCKPTSTMSRKDSVGDLLLNLPRIASLPHFLFLCDDSAGNQAR
- the LOC125872310 gene encoding uncharacterized protein LOC125872310 isoform X1; the encoded protein is MHPSRNYTGEAPSDLRWQRGKMLPVKREVDLENFSDEERCQLDKRSKLSSSLQQQLGEGACDFPVSSSFVSLDEPSPLGLRLKKSPSLVDMIQMKLGGTSMVESLGKKEQKRSTAMIEKLKASNFPGSVLRIGTWEYKSRYEGDLVAKCYFAKHKLVWEVLDGGLKNKIEIQWSDIIGLKANYPDDAPGTLDIVLARQPLFFRETDPQPRKHTLWQATSDFTDGQASIHRRHYLECPHGLLGKHIEKLVQCDPRLKFLSQQAEMTLDSPYFESQMSGFEDTHERDHEFDLNNEGSPNFIDYTSPSGAQCSSKNKQDPRPLECIHQEKPSPRSGASEDMESREVEQRKGLSNLNQLRVSGVHPSVSMSDLVSQLEQRVSEQTTSKVINLANDERQSSEILEEISKSLLSDTQNVSSSDEKSLMSRVNSLCCLLQKDPATAHPSENCGDVVSDERRVNEINFIPTAPLGREDVEDPSMPEDESTDLSGCKPTSTMSRKDSVGDLLLNLPRIASLPHFLFLCDDSAGNQAR